The Mycolicibacterium lutetiense genome window below encodes:
- a CDS encoding MerR family transcriptional regulator produces MVEYRLEDLARISGVSARNIRAYRERGLLDSPRRVGRSAYYGERHLDQLTAISQLLAKGFNSAHIAEFFAALREGKDLSGALGIQDSGWCRPTTLPLNVDPAGDDVRTLVEFGLVHIVDGSVEVTDPALVALVGGAEDHGRLVRGMAQLCRATSAAVDHLAESAAAAVPECEGGLSDAGLPELVRVVVSARVDRALRAGVAATE; encoded by the coding sequence TTGGTTGAGTACCGTCTTGAAGACCTGGCGCGCATTTCCGGCGTCAGCGCTCGCAATATCCGCGCCTATCGTGAGCGCGGGTTACTGGATTCGCCGCGGCGCGTCGGGCGCTCGGCGTACTACGGTGAGCGGCATCTTGATCAGTTGACAGCGATCAGCCAGCTACTGGCCAAGGGTTTCAACTCGGCGCACATCGCCGAGTTCTTCGCCGCCTTGCGTGAGGGCAAGGATCTGTCTGGCGCCTTGGGGATCCAAGACTCGGGCTGGTGCCGGCCGACGACACTGCCATTGAACGTGGACCCAGCCGGCGATGATGTCCGCACACTCGTCGAATTCGGGTTGGTGCACATCGTGGACGGCTCCGTCGAGGTGACCGATCCCGCGTTGGTCGCGCTCGTCGGCGGCGCAGAGGACCATGGGCGTCTCGTGCGCGGCATGGCCCAGCTCTGCCGAGCCACCAGCGCCGCGGTCGATCACCTCGCCGAGTCGGCCGCCGCTGCGGTCCCCGAATGCGAGGGCGGTCTTTCGGACGCCGGCCTGCCCGAGCTGGTCCGGGTGGTGGTCTCCGCCCGGGTGGACCGGGCCCTGCGCGCGGGCGTGGCCGCCACCGAATAG
- a CDS encoding MFS transporter, which yields MRPWIVWATGLLAYIIAVLDRTTLGVSGLQAADRFAASPGVLSTFVVLQVIVYAAAQVPAGLLLDRFGSRVLIVCGAALMTSGQLVLALSESLPGAIGARAIVGLGDALTFISVLRLVPNWFEPARVPLVTQLTGICGQLGQVLSAIPFLAILTGSGWTPAYLSVAAFGFVVIVLALALIRNTPHGSALTPEPISLHTTLSRIKTVWLRPGTRLGFFTHMGTQFSVTAFALMWGVPYLTVAQGLSATAAGALLTVSVVAAIAAGIMIGIFTGRHPHRRSHLVLWIIASNALVWTVVLALPGPAPVWLLVVLIVVISVGGPGSMVGFDFARTFNPSHTLGTAQGMVNMGGFLAALLVMQAMGLILSGTDSYSFASFRVAWSVQYAVWILATIGILVTRRKTRRLLAAEQERMLLESFETHPGR from the coding sequence GTGCGTCCCTGGATCGTTTGGGCCACCGGACTACTCGCGTACATCATCGCGGTTCTCGACCGCACCACCCTCGGCGTCTCGGGCTTGCAGGCGGCCGACAGATTTGCCGCGAGCCCGGGTGTGCTGTCCACATTCGTGGTGCTGCAGGTGATCGTCTACGCCGCGGCACAGGTTCCCGCAGGACTGCTGTTGGACCGCTTCGGTTCCCGGGTACTCATCGTCTGCGGTGCCGCGCTGATGACCTCCGGTCAGCTCGTGCTCGCCCTCAGCGAGTCGCTACCCGGGGCCATCGGTGCACGGGCCATCGTCGGCCTTGGCGATGCACTGACCTTCATCTCGGTTCTCCGCCTGGTGCCGAACTGGTTCGAACCGGCCCGCGTCCCGCTGGTGACCCAATTGACCGGTATCTGCGGCCAACTCGGTCAGGTCCTCTCCGCGATCCCGTTCCTCGCGATCCTCACCGGCTCGGGGTGGACACCCGCCTATCTGTCGGTCGCCGCGTTCGGATTTGTGGTGATCGTGTTGGCCCTGGCCCTGATCCGCAACACGCCACACGGTTCCGCACTGACACCTGAGCCGATCTCGCTGCACACCACCCTGTCCCGCATCAAGACCGTCTGGCTGCGGCCCGGTACCAGGCTCGGGTTCTTCACCCACATGGGCACTCAGTTCTCGGTCACGGCATTCGCACTGATGTGGGGGGTGCCCTATCTGACAGTGGCGCAGGGACTTTCGGCTACCGCGGCCGGCGCCCTATTGACCGTCTCGGTGGTCGCCGCCATCGCGGCCGGGATCATGATCGGCATCTTCACCGGCCGTCATCCACACCGCAGGTCACACCTGGTGCTCTGGATCATCGCCAGTAACGCATTGGTGTGGACCGTGGTGCTGGCCTTGCCCGGCCCGGCGCCCGTGTGGTTGTTGGTGGTGCTCATCGTCGTCATCTCGGTGGGCGGTCCCGGATCGATGGTCGGCTTCGACTTCGCCCGCACCTTCAATCCGAGCCACACGCTCGGTACCGCCCAAGGCATGGTGAACATGGGCGGTTTCCTGGCCGCACTGCTGGTGATGCAGGCCATGGGGCTGATCCTGTCCGGAACCGACAGTTACTCGTTCGCGTCGTTCCGCGTGGCCTGGTCAGTGCAGTACGCGGTGTGGATCCTGGCCACGATCGGAATCCTGGTCACCCGCCGCAAGACACGCCGCCTGCTAGCGGCCGAGCAGGAGCGAATGCTGTTGGAGAGCTTCGAGACTCACCCCGGGCGGTGA